From a region of the Odontesthes bonariensis isolate fOdoBon6 chromosome 4, fOdoBon6.hap1, whole genome shotgun sequence genome:
- the adisspa gene encoding uncharacterized protein adisspa isoform X6, which produces MSHRQVELIQAGGGYTGRWRSYKQVEATQAGGAHTGRWRLHRQVEVIQAGGGHTGRWSSYRQVEATQAGGGHTGRWRSYKQVEVTQAGGGHRGQVEATQAGGGHTGRWRPCKQVEVIQAGGGHTGRWRPHKQLEATQAGGGHTDRWRPYRQVEATQAGGGHTSRWRSYRQVEAIQTGGGHRGQVEATQAGGGHTSRWRSYKQVEATQAGGGHTGRWRSYRQVEATQAGGGHTSRWRPHRQVEATQAGGGHTSRWRPHRQVEVIQAGGGHTDRWRPYRQVVIEGRWRPHKQVEVIQAGGGHTDRWRPYRQVEVIEGRWRPHKQVEVIQAVGGHTSRWRSYRQVEVIQAGGGHTGRWRPHRQVEATQAGGGHTHY; this is translated from the exons atgtcacacaggcaggtggagctcatacaggcaggtggaggctacacaggcaggtggaggtcatacaagcaggtggaggccacacaggcaggtggagctcatacaggcaggtggaggctacacaggcaggtggaggtcatacaggcaggtggaggtcacacaggcaggtggagctcatacaggcaggtggaggccacacaagcaggtggaggtcacacaggcaggtggaggtcatacaagcaggtggaggtcacacaggcaggtggaggtcatagagggcaggtggaggccacacaggcaggtggaggtcatacaggcaggtggaggccatgcaagcaggtggaggtcatacaggcaggtggaggtcatacaggcaggtggaggccacacaagcag ttggaggccacacaggcaggtggaggtcatacagacaggtggaggccatacagacaggtggaggccacacaggcaggtggaggccacacaagcaggtggaggtcatacaggcaggtggaggccatacagacaggtggaggtcatagagggcaggtggaggccacacaggcaggtggaggccacacaagcaggtggaggtcatacaagcaggtggaggccacacaggcaggtggaggtcatacaggcaggtggaggtcatacaggcaggtggaggccacacaagcaggtggaggtcatacaagcaggtggaggccacacaggcaggtggaggccacacaagcaggtggaggtcatacaagcaggtggaggccacacaggcaggtggaggtcatacaggcaggtggaggtcatacagaCAGGTGGAGGCCATACAGACAGGTGGTCATAgagggcaggtggaggccacacaagcaggtggaggtcatacaggcaggtggaggccatacagacaggtggaggccatacagacaggtggaggtcatagagggcaggtggaggccacacaagcaggtggaggtcatacaggcagttGGAGGCCACAcaagcaggtggaggtcatacaggcaggtggaggtcatacaggcaggtggaggccacacaggcaggtggaggccacacaggcaggtggaggccacacaggcaggtggaggccacacacactactga